GGGAGTGATTGCGCATTACGGTGTTCGTCTCCTTCCTGCATTGATGGATCAGCTCGGAGCGCGCCGATTCGGACCGCCGAGCCAGACCTATGGTAGCCCATCGGACATCTCGGATCAACTGAATGATCCCAGATAGCGAACATCGTCGCTGTGTCAGTAGCCTTCTGGGCTGTTTCATTCTACAATCCCGCAGCCAACGGCACAAAGAAATCATCAATCCGGGAGAATGCAATGATGACTGTTCACAACATCAACCGAGCAGTTGCGCTGATCGTCGTCTGCGCATGGATGATAGGCAACGCATGGGCTGCGCCCGGCGTTCGCATCATGCCGCCGAATCGCGCGACGTGGCTCATTGATCAACGATTCGATCTGCGCGTGGAAGCCAGTGGGTTCAGCGGCACGCTCAACGAAGCGTCATTTCAGATCACCATCAACGGGCAGGAGATCAACCGGCTCTTTCCCGGCAAGGCGACGTTCGATGCCGCCAGCCGGTCGGTCACGCTGCGTCAGATTTCATTTTCCACACCCATGCGCAACGCGGAGATCAAAGCCACGGTCACAGCCGGTCAGGAATCGGCCACGGCCAGCGTCCGGTTCGACGTCGTTGATTTTCGCGGAAAGAACCGACCTGTTCGCAACGTGATCATCATGATCGGTGATGGCATGGGGCTGGCGCACCGCACGGCTGCGCGGATTCTGGCCAAAGGCGTCACTGAAGGAAAAGCCAATGGCCTACTGAACATGGACACGATGCCTGTGACTGGCCTCGTGATGACTTCATCGCTGGATGCGTTGGTGACCGATTCAGCGCCCGGTGCCGATAGCTATTCAACCGGCAATAAGGCGAACAACAATCAGGTCGGCGTCTTCCCCGATAACACGCCACACGCCTTTGACAATCCGCGCAAAGAACATCTGGCCGAGTACCTTCGACGGTACGATGTCAAACGCGGTGGCGGTAAAAGCCTGGGCCTGGTCACGACGTCTGATGTGGCCGATGCAACGCCGGCAGGTTTTGCCGTTCACACGTCCGACCGCGGCGCGGGTTCAGGCATCTGTGATATGTTCTTCGATGAACGCAGTCGCAGCGGATTGACGGTGCTCATGGGCGGCGGACGTCAATGGTTCCTGCCCGCCGGCACGAGCGGCTCGGCGCGGTCGGCCAGCACCGATCATCCAGACCACAGTGACCCGACACGTCATCTGTTGCAGGAATTCATCGCTGACGGCTGGACCTACGTGCAAGACAAAGACGAGTTGACTGCTCACGCCGGCCAAGCGACCAAGCTGCTCGGTTTGTTTCACCTCGGCAATATGAATGTAGCCTTCGACAAGCTGCGACTGGGCGATCCCAACGTGGTCGCCGATTTTCCGCGCCAGCCTATGCTCGACGAGATGACGCGGGCAGCGATCCAGGTGCTGAACAAAAATAAACAAGGTTTTGTCCTGATGGTCGAAGGCGCCTCGATTGACAAACAGGCGCACCAGATGGATAGCGAACGCTGGCTGTGGGATGTCATCGAATTTGATCGAGCGGTCGGCGTGGCCCTGGAATTTGCTCGACAGGATGGGCGCACGTTAGTGATCGTCACGGCTGATCACGAGACCGGGGGCGTCACGCTCAACGGCGTGGGCAATCCGGCGCTGCGCGAACAACTCGGCATCCACCCCGATGCCGCAAGCGATTATCCACAAGCATACCGCGATTATCCAAACTACACCGACGCCAACGGCGACGGCTATCCGGATCATCCAGACCCGACGAAAAAACTGATCATCGGCTACGGCGCTGGCGTCAATCGCACCGAAGATTACCTGTCCAACCCTCGACCTGTCGCTCCAACCAGAGTCAAAGACGGCGTCGTCCAACCAAATCCTGAGCGCGATCCCAATGGAACATTCATCAGCGGCCAAATTGAAAACGGCGCCTCCAAAAACCCAACGGTACGGCGACAATCTGTGGCTGTGCATACGGCCTGTGATGTGCCGCTCTCTGCCTTCGGTCCAGGCGCTCATCTGTTCACCGGCGTGCAGGATAATACCGACGTGTTTTTCAAAATCATGTCAGTGGTAGGCGGGAAGTATTGATCCAACGACCAATTGCGCTCTTCGTCACGATGGTTCACAACCACCAATGCTCAATCAACGGAGAATTGATCATGAAAAAACAGATGCGAATATTCAGGCTGCTGCTCTGGTTCGCCACCATAAGCAGCGTCATCCTGGGATATACCCCTGGCCACTACGCCGAAGACGGCCAAACTTCAAAACCAACAGTTGAAGAACGTCTCGAAGCCATCGAGCAAAAACTCCTGGCCTTAGAACGGCGACTCGATGAGGTGTTGAAGTTGGCTCAGTCTATCGCCAACGCCACGTCGGCTTCAACGCCGCTCAGCTTGGATCAGCGCCTGGCGGCCATTGATCAACAGATTCATCGGCTGGAGCAACAGCGAACGCCGGAAACAAATGTTGCCGCCGCGCCACGCACCCCTCAGCCTGTGGTGACAGCCGACGAGGACGGATTTTCGCTTGGCTCAGCCAACGGCGATTTCCGGCTAAGACTGCGCGGCCTTCTTCAAGCCGACGGACGCTTCTATTTTGGCGACCGGCAACAACCCGCTGCCAATACCTTCCTGTTGCGTCGCGTTCGCCCTATCTGGGAAGGCACGCTGCTGAAGCATTTCGCCTTCCGTGTCATGACCGATTTTGGCGGCGGTCAGGCCGTGCTTCAAGACCTCTATGTGGACACGCTCTTTTGGCCGCAAGCCCGCTTTCGCGTTGGCAAATTCAAAGTGCCGATTGGATTGGAACGGCTTCAATCCTCATCGGACATCCTCTTCATCGAACGCGCCTTGCCGACGGCGCTCGTGCCCAATCGCGACGTCGGCGTGCAACTGCACGGTGACCTTGCCGGCGGCGCGTTCAGTTACGCGGTCGGTGTGTTTAACGGTGTCGTGGACGGCAATAGCGGCGATTTCGACGACCGAGACGGCAAAGATGTAGCAGCCCGTGCCTTTGCCCATCCGTTCAAGACCAGCGCGATACCGTTGTTGCACGGCTTGGGGATTGGCTTG
This portion of the Blastocatellia bacterium genome encodes:
- a CDS encoding alkaline phosphatase is translated as MMTVHNINRAVALIVVCAWMIGNAWAAPGVRIMPPNRATWLIDQRFDLRVEASGFSGTLNEASFQITINGQEINRLFPGKATFDAASRSVTLRQISFSTPMRNAEIKATVTAGQESATASVRFDVVDFRGKNRPVRNVIIMIGDGMGLAHRTAARILAKGVTEGKANGLLNMDTMPVTGLVMTSSLDALVTDSAPGADSYSTGNKANNNQVGVFPDNTPHAFDNPRKEHLAEYLRRYDVKRGGGKSLGLVTTSDVADATPAGFAVHTSDRGAGSGICDMFFDERSRSGLTVLMGGGRQWFLPAGTSGSARSASTDHPDHSDPTRHLLQEFIADGWTYVQDKDELTAHAGQATKLLGLFHLGNMNVAFDKLRLGDPNVVADFPRQPMLDEMTRAAIQVLNKNKQGFVLMVEGASIDKQAHQMDSERWLWDVIEFDRAVGVALEFARQDGRTLVIVTADHETGGVTLNGVGNPALREQLGIHPDAASDYPQAYRDYPNYTDANGDGYPDHPDPTKKLIIGYGAGVNRTEDYLSNPRPVAPTRVKDGVVQPNPERDPNGTFISGQIENGASKNPTVRRQSVAVHTACDVPLSAFGPGAHLFTGVQDNTDVFFKIMSVVGGKY
- a CDS encoding OprO/OprP family phosphate-selective porin, which encodes MKKQMRIFRLLLWFATISSVILGYTPGHYAEDGQTSKPTVEERLEAIEQKLLALERRLDEVLKLAQSIANATSASTPLSLDQRLAAIDQQIHRLEQQRTPETNVAAAPRTPQPVVTADEDGFSLGSANGDFRLRLRGLLQADGRFYFGDRQQPAANTFLLRRVRPIWEGTLLKHFAFRVMTDFGGGQAVLQDLYVDTLFWPQARFRVGKFKVPIGLERLQSSSDILFIERALPTALVPNRDVGVQLHGDLAGGAFSYAVGVFNGVVDGNSGDFDDRDGKDVAARAFAHPFKTSAIPLLHGLGIGLAASVGHQAGSATAPALPVYRSTGQQPFFRYHADGTMAGTTIANGRRLRISPQAYYYGGPFGLMTEYVSSSQEVRRAGAIAQIDNHAWHVSASYVLTGEKASFGGVKPHHSLDLQTGHYGAFEIAGRYSQLTVDREAFPIFANPQAAARRADAWGVGLNWYFNKNVKLMFNYEQTTFDGGALNRDRETEKAILSRLQFLF